From a region of the Schistocerca nitens isolate TAMUIC-IGC-003100 chromosome 8, iqSchNite1.1, whole genome shotgun sequence genome:
- the LOC126199435 gene encoding coiled-coil domain-containing protein 39-like — protein MLADLLKETKATKVREEMFRKSLEKGLQETRESLEKSFKETLAQEIKTSQMKIEYNLKKEMQELQERLKMDINERESKLQKSIDQVQGDVEKMKGKLTKKIEDDIEETKAELGERITEVETNCNHRITKVTQMQKQCNDVVKGIGDRQNQLAVNLRNAIIAVQREEDNKRVAMEVRQLQQGVQQLENKTEEIDRRISNATLTVGEEEEVVAIGTGTMVVNGNGEMIGEGVKNQEIVREEGIGE, from the exons atgttagcagacttgttaaaggaaaccaaggcgacaaaagtgagggaagaaatgttccgcaaatcattagagaaaggtttacaagaaactagagaaagcttagaaaagtcatttaaggaaactctagcacaagagatcaaaacatcgcaaatgaagatagaatataatctgaagaaggaaatgcaggagttacaagaacgactgaagatggacatcaacgagagagagagtaagctacagaagagcatagaccaagtccagggagacgtggagaagatgaaaggaaagttaacaaaaaagatagaagacgatattgaagaaactaaagccgaattgggagaaaggatcaccgaagtggaaacaaattgcaatcatcgaatcaccaaggtgacgcagatgcagaaacaatgcaatgatgtggttaaggggataggagataggcaaaaccaactggctgtcaatctgagaaatgctattatagccgtgcaacgagaagaggataacaagagggttgcaatggaggtcaggcaattacaacagggagtgcaacaattggagaacaagacagaagaaattgatagacgaattagcaatgccactttaaccgttggcgaag aggaagaggtggtggccataggtacagggaccatggtggtgaacggcaatggagaaatgattggagaaggagtgaagaaccaagagatcgtgagagaggaagggataggcgaatga